A genomic region of Brevibacillus sp. JNUCC-41 contains the following coding sequences:
- a CDS encoding iron-hydroxamate ABC transporter substrate-binding protein, producing the protein MKKIMIPFILLLVLIISACGNESTEKEKSTASKKGKSGTITYQSENGPVEVPADPQRVLVLSSFAGNVMALDVNLVGVDSWSKMNPNFKELKNVEEVTDENLEKIIELNPDLIIGLSTIKNVDKLKEIAPTVTYTYGKVDYLTQHVEIGKLLNKEKEAQAWVDDFKKRAKTTGDEIKAKIGEDATVSVFEKFDKQFYVYGDNWGRGTEILYQEMKLGMPEKVKETALKDGYFALSLEVLKDYAGDYVILSNNKDQDNSFQQTDTFKNIPAVKNNQLYEADAKKFYFNDPITLEYQLDFFSKSFLGK; encoded by the coding sequence ATGAAAAAGATAATGATCCCGTTTATACTGCTGTTAGTGTTAATTATTAGTGCTTGTGGTAACGAGTCAACCGAAAAAGAAAAAAGCACCGCTTCAAAAAAGGGAAAATCAGGTACCATCACATATCAATCTGAAAATGGTCCTGTTGAAGTTCCGGCAGATCCTCAGCGTGTTTTAGTACTATCATCTTTCGCAGGTAACGTAATGGCATTGGATGTTAACCTTGTAGGGGTTGATTCGTGGTCTAAAATGAACCCGAACTTTAAAGAGTTAAAAAATGTCGAGGAAGTAACGGACGAAAACCTGGAAAAAATCATCGAGTTGAATCCGGATTTAATCATTGGTTTATCAACGATTAAAAATGTGGATAAATTAAAGGAAATTGCTCCAACTGTAACGTATACATACGGAAAAGTGGACTATTTAACACAACATGTAGAAATTGGTAAACTTTTGAATAAAGAAAAAGAAGCTCAAGCATGGGTGGATGATTTCAAAAAACGGGCAAAAACAACCGGTGATGAAATTAAGGCTAAAATTGGAGAAGATGCTACCGTTTCCGTTTTCGAAAAGTTTGACAAACAGTTCTATGTATACGGCGATAATTGGGGCCGTGGAACGGAAATCCTTTATCAAGAAATGAAATTGGGCATGCCGGAAAAGGTAAAAGAAACGGCATTGAAAGATGGTTACTTTGCCTTATCATTAGAAGTCCTGAAAGACTATGCCGGTGATTATGTGATTTTGAGCAATAACAAAGATCAGGACAATTCATTCCAGCAAACAGATACGTTTAAAAACATACCTGCCGTTAAAAACAATCAACTATATGAAGCTGATGCAAAAAAATTCTACTTCAATGATCCAATAACATTAGAATATCAATTAGACTTCTTTTCCAAAAGTTTTCTTGGAAAATAA
- a CDS encoding ABC transporter ATP-binding protein, translating to MVRLYTENLNIGYGERLIVKDLSVEIPDKKITTIIGSNGCGKSTLLKAITRIIPNQSGSVVLDGVNISKESTKILARKMAILPQTPESASGLTVGELVSYGRFPYQKGFGRLTQKDYDVIDWALEVTGTKDFKFRPVDALSGGQRQRVWIAMALAQETEIIFLDEPTTYLDMAHQLEVLELLQKLNVEQGRTIVMVLHDLNQAARFADYIIALKDGEIVKAGDCEEVITHEVLKEVFHIDAVIGRDQRTNKPMCSTYNLLKGDLTTNEKDNDPVYTAVSVNY from the coding sequence ATGGTTCGCCTATATACAGAGAATTTAAATATTGGTTATGGTGAACGTTTAATTGTAAAAGATCTCAGTGTGGAAATTCCAGATAAAAAAATCACAACGATCATCGGTTCAAATGGATGTGGAAAATCCACACTTTTGAAAGCGATCACCAGGATCATTCCAAATCAATCAGGTTCGGTTGTTTTAGATGGAGTGAATATTTCAAAAGAAAGCACTAAGATCCTTGCAAGAAAAATGGCCATACTTCCGCAGACACCCGAGAGTGCAAGCGGATTGACGGTTGGGGAGCTCGTATCATATGGGCGTTTTCCCTATCAAAAAGGTTTTGGGCGCCTGACCCAAAAAGACTATGATGTGATTGATTGGGCACTTGAAGTGACCGGAACGAAAGACTTTAAGTTCCGTCCGGTGGATGCTCTTTCAGGAGGTCAGCGCCAGCGTGTTTGGATTGCCATGGCCCTTGCCCAGGAAACGGAAATCATTTTCCTTGATGAGCCGACCACTTATTTGGATATGGCGCATCAACTGGAGGTTCTAGAATTATTACAGAAGCTGAATGTAGAACAGGGACGTACAATCGTCATGGTTCTTCATGATTTAAACCAGGCTGCTCGCTTTGCCGACTATATCATTGCCTTAAAGGACGGGGAAATAGTGAAAGCGGGTGATTGCGAAGAAGTCATCACTCATGAAGTGCTTAAGGAAGTATTCCATATTGATGCGGTAATCGGGCGAGATCAACGAACGAACAAACCAATGTGCAGCACATACAATTTATTAAAAGGAGATTTGACAACAAATGAAAAAGATAATGATCCCGTTTATACTGCTGTTAGTGTTAATTATTAG
- a CDS encoding FecCD family ABC transporter permease, which yields MTNENQRFIPFIYKLIIGIALFIGMFIISMAFGAADVTVKDVWQALTSNAAGEKLSIIREIRFPREVGAIFVGAALAVSGAIMQGMTRNPLADPGLLGLTAGANAGLAITLAFIPNANNLGIMIACFIGSAVGATMVFGIGAMKKGGFSPLRIVLAGAAVSAFLFAVSQGVGLYFKVSKDVSMWTAGGNIGTSWDQLRVIVPFILIGILISLIFSRQLTILSLSEEVAVGLGQKTTQIKAVLFVVIILLAGAAVALVGNMVFIGLMVPHMVRAFVGTDYRFILPMSAILGATFMLLADTIGRTINSPYETPVVAIVAMIGLPFFLLIVRKGGKAFS from the coding sequence ATGACTAATGAAAATCAACGTTTCATCCCATTTATATATAAACTGATCATAGGGATCGCTCTATTCATAGGCATGTTCATTATTTCAATGGCATTTGGTGCTGCGGATGTTACCGTAAAAGATGTCTGGCAAGCACTGACATCAAATGCTGCTGGTGAAAAGCTTTCAATCATTCGGGAAATCCGTTTCCCTCGAGAAGTGGGGGCAATCTTTGTGGGTGCAGCACTTGCCGTTTCCGGTGCCATCATGCAGGGAATGACTAGGAATCCACTTGCTGATCCGGGGTTGCTTGGATTGACGGCAGGAGCCAATGCAGGTCTCGCCATTACTTTGGCATTTATTCCAAATGCCAATAATTTAGGAATCATGATTGCGTGTTTCATAGGTTCTGCTGTGGGGGCAACCATGGTTTTCGGGATCGGTGCTATGAAAAAGGGAGGATTTTCTCCATTACGGATCGTATTGGCTGGTGCTGCAGTCTCTGCATTCCTTTTTGCCGTTTCGCAAGGGGTCGGCCTATATTTCAAAGTATCAAAAGATGTATCGATGTGGACTGCAGGCGGGAATATCGGAACATCATGGGACCAGCTTCGTGTAATCGTCCCGTTCATTTTAATAGGCATCCTTATCTCCCTTATCTTTTCCAGACAGCTCACCATACTGAGCTTAAGTGAAGAAGTGGCGGTAGGATTAGGTCAAAAGACCACACAAATAAAGGCGGTTCTCTTCGTAGTCATCATTCTCCTGGCAGGCGCTGCCGTTGCACTTGTTGGGAATATGGTATTCATCGGGTTAATGGTCCCCCATATGGTCCGGGCTTTCGTGGGTACGGATTATCGATTCATCCTGCCTATGTCTGCGATTTTAGGGGCCACTTTCATGCTACTTGCCGATACGATCGGCCGTACAATCAATTCTCCATATGAAACACCTGTGGTAGCGATTGTTGCGATGATAGGTTTACCTTTCTTCCTCCTAATCGTGCGTAAAGGAGGTAAAGCATTTTCATGA
- the nfsA gene encoding oxygen-insensitive NADPH nitroreductase, with protein MNNIIEKILDHRSIRSFEDKLLSEEQINTIVECAQAASTSSYIQAYSIIGVTDPDKKAKLAELAGPQSYVEKNGHLFVFCADLYRQDRVSEMENTDLSESIESTEKFMVACIDAALAAQNAALAAESMDLGICYIGGIRNNLPEVSAILNIPHRVIPLFGLVVGYPKNRSDKKPRLPLANIYHENGYQEDKQEFIGQLEEYNETISSYYEQRTKGKRKDTWTGQMAVMLGKKSRLYMKDYVEKQGFKKH; from the coding sequence TTGAATAACATTATTGAGAAGATTTTAGATCACCGTTCCATTCGTTCTTTTGAGGACAAGTTATTGTCTGAGGAACAAATCAATACGATTGTGGAATGTGCCCAAGCGGCATCGACTTCAAGCTATATCCAAGCGTATTCAATCATAGGGGTAACCGATCCCGATAAGAAAGCCAAGCTTGCTGAACTTGCCGGACCACAATCATATGTAGAGAAGAATGGACATCTATTCGTCTTTTGCGCCGATTTATATCGTCAGGATAGGGTTTCCGAAATGGAAAACACGGACCTGTCCGAATCGATTGAAAGTACGGAGAAATTCATGGTTGCCTGTATCGATGCTGCTCTTGCGGCTCAAAATGCAGCATTGGCAGCAGAATCGATGGATCTTGGCATTTGCTATATAGGCGGGATCCGCAATAATCTCCCGGAAGTGTCAGCAATTTTGAATATACCGCATCGCGTTATACCATTATTCGGTTTAGTGGTCGGATATCCGAAAAACCGTTCGGATAAAAAGCCGCGTTTGCCGCTGGCCAATATCTATCATGAAAATGGATATCAGGAGGATAAGCAAGAGTTCATCGGACAACTTGAAGAGTATAATGAAACGATTTCGAGCTATTACGAGCAACGGACTAAAGGTAAACGAAAAGACACCTGGACCGGTCAAATGGCTGTAATGCTTGGAAAGAAAAGCAGGTTGTACATGAAAGATTATGTTGAAAAACAAGGTTTTAAGAAACATTGA
- the trmL gene encoding tRNA (uridine(34)/cytosine(34)/5-carboxymethylaminomethyluridine(34)-2'-O)-methyltransferase TrmL has product MSIHVVLYQPQIPANTGNIARTCAGTDTSLHLIRPLGFSTDDKQLKRAGLDYWENVKIHYYDSLEEFYERNAGGEFYYLTKFGEQPHSSFDYSDQDSEIYFIFGRETTGLPKELIKENMDRCLRIPMTDKVRSLNLSNTAAILVYEALRQQNYRELDLKTKG; this is encoded by the coding sequence GTGTCAATACATGTAGTTTTATATCAACCACAGATTCCAGCAAATACAGGAAATATCGCAAGAACATGTGCAGGGACGGATACGTCTTTACATCTCATCCGCCCGCTCGGTTTCTCGACGGATGACAAACAGCTTAAACGGGCCGGTCTCGATTATTGGGAAAATGTAAAGATCCATTATTATGATTCGTTAGAAGAGTTTTATGAAAGAAATGCCGGCGGTGAATTTTATTACTTAACGAAATTTGGAGAGCAGCCGCATTCCAGCTTCGATTACAGTGATCAAGACAGTGAAATATACTTCATTTTTGGCCGTGAAACGACGGGTCTTCCGAAAGAATTGATCAAAGAAAATATGGATCGGTGCCTGCGGATTCCGATGACGGATAAAGTACGTTCCCTTAATCTGTCGAACACGGCTGCCATCTTGGTTTATGAAGCACTGAGACAGCAAAATTACCGTGAATTGGATTTGAAAACAAAAGGTTGA
- a CDS encoding FecCD family ABC transporter permease yields MIQSALVKKQRWIVGALSALIIITIIIGTCSGYSNLSLGRLIPTLFGQGTFKEEFILFSVRLPRIIITILAGMALALSGAILQGITRNDLADPGIIGINSGAGVAIAAFFLFFPLDAGSFVYMVPLVGFIGALLTACLIYILSFKRRSGLEPVRLVLIGVGFSMALSGLMIVLISSAERAKVDFIAKWLAGNIWGTDWPFIWAVLPWLIILIPFTLYKANRLNLLGLSEPVAIGVGVSIEKERIILLITAVALAAAAVSVTGGIAFIGLMSPHIAKSLVGPRNQLFIPVAILLGGWLLLLADTIGRNIIEPEGIPAGIMVALIGAPYFMYLLLKK; encoded by the coding sequence ATGATCCAGTCAGCTCTAGTCAAAAAACAGCGATGGATAGTAGGTGCACTATCCGCACTCATTATCATTACAATCATTATAGGGACGTGTTCGGGATATTCGAATCTTTCTTTAGGGAGACTGATTCCAACGCTTTTCGGGCAAGGGACATTTAAAGAGGAATTCATATTATTTTCCGTCCGATTACCACGAATCATCATTACCATTTTAGCAGGCATGGCTCTTGCACTGTCGGGAGCCATCCTTCAAGGAATCACACGTAATGATTTAGCCGACCCTGGAATCATCGGGATCAACTCAGGAGCCGGTGTTGCCATAGCCGCTTTCTTTCTGTTTTTCCCGCTTGACGCTGGATCGTTTGTTTATATGGTTCCGCTTGTCGGTTTTATCGGCGCGTTATTGACGGCCTGCTTAATATATATCCTCTCATTTAAGAGAAGGAGCGGCCTTGAACCCGTTCGGTTAGTATTGATAGGGGTTGGTTTTTCAATGGCGCTTTCAGGCCTGATGATTGTCCTCATTTCATCAGCGGAACGAGCCAAAGTCGATTTCATCGCAAAATGGTTGGCGGGAAATATATGGGGAACGGATTGGCCTTTCATTTGGGCAGTTCTTCCATGGTTAATTATCCTCATTCCATTCACTTTATATAAAGCAAATCGTTTGAATCTGCTTGGTTTAAGTGAACCGGTAGCAATTGGGGTCGGTGTTTCGATTGAAAAGGAGCGGATCATATTGCTAATCACGGCTGTAGCACTGGCCGCTGCTGCCGTTTCTGTTACAGGCGGAATTGCATTCATTGGACTTATGTCCCCGCATATAGCAAAATCTTTGGTAGGACCTCGAAATCAACTATTCATTCCGGTTGCCATTTTACTCGGCGGATGGCTATTGTTGCTTGCCGATACAATTGGCCGTAATATAATTGAACCAGAGGGGATTCCTGCAGGTATCATGGTTGCATTGATCGGTGCTCCTTATTTCATGTATTTATTGTTGAAAAAATAA